The DNA window GACAGCTCACCCTCGTTCATCTGGGCGTCCTCGGTGAGCCGCGGCTCCTGGGCGTGCTGGGCGATGACGCCGTCGAACGCCTTCACGTACTCCAGCGCCCGGCGCATCAGGACCGCGTCGGACACGCACTTGCCGTCGTCGGAGAACACCCGCACCCGGGCGGCCGAGTCGGCCATGGCGCCCAGCTCGGCCAGGCGCTCGCCGGCCAGGCCCACGGTCACCGCGCCGACCGGGTGCACGTCGCAGTGGCCGGCCTCGCGGCCCAGCCGCCAGACCTGCTCGACGACGCCGGCGGTGTCGGCGACCGGGTCGGTGTTGGCCATGGCGTGCACGGCGGTGAAGCCGCCGAGCGCCGCCGCCTGGGTGCCGGTCTCCACGGTCTCGGCGTCCTCGCGGCCGGGCTCGCGCAGATGGGTGTGCAGGTCCACCAGGCCGGGCAGGGCGACCAGCCCGTCGGCGTCGAGCACCTGGGCGCCGGCTTCGCTGAGACCGCGCCCGATCTGGGCGATCCGGCCGTCGGCGAGCAGCAGGTCGGCCGCCTCGCCGCCGAGGATCCTCGCCCCTTTGATCAGCCAGGTCGTCATCAGGAAGCCGCGCCCCTCTCGTTGTCCAGGTCCACGCTCGCGCCGATGGCCGGTTCCGAACCGCCGAGCAGCAGGTAGAGCACGGCCATCCGGACCAGCACCCCGTTGGTCACCTGCTCGACGATCACCGAGCGCGGGGAGTCGGCAACCTCGGCGGCGATCTCCATGCCGCGGTTCATCGGGCCGGGGTGCATGACGAGCGCGTGCTCCGGCAGCAGGGCCATGCGCCGGCCGTCCAGCCCGTACCGGCGGCTGTACTCGCGCGCGCTCGGGAAGTACGCCGCGTTCATCCGCTCCCGCTGGACGCGCAGCATCATGACGACGTCCGACTTCGGGAGCACCGAGTCGAGGTCGTACGCGACCGCGCAGGGCCACGACTCGACGCCGACCGGGAGCAGGGTGGGCGGGCCGACCAGCGTGACCTCGGCGCCGAGGGTGGCGAGCAGCAGCACGTTGGACCGGGCCACCCGGCTGTGCAGCACGTCGCCGACGATCGCGACGCGCCGGCCCTCGAGGGAGTCGAGGTGGCGGCGCATGGTGAATGCGTCGAGCAGCGCCTGGGTGGGGTGCTCGTGCATGCCGTCGCCAGCGTTGACCACGCTGCCGCGGATCCAGCCGGCGTGGGCCAGCCGGTGCGGGGCGCCGCTCGCGTAGTGCCGCACCACGACCGCGTCCGCGCCCATGGCCTCCAGGGTGAGCGCGGTGTCCTTGAGGCTCTCGCCCTTGGACACGCTCGACCCCCTGGCCGAGAAGTTGATCACGTCGGCGGACAGGCGCTTGGCGGCGGCTTCGAAGGAGATCCGGGTCCGGGTGGAGTCCTCGAAGAAAAGGTTGACCACGGTGCGGCCGCGCAGCGTCGGCAGCTTCTTGATCGGCCGGTCGGCCAGGCGCGCCAACTCCTCGGCGGTGTCGAGGACGAGCAAGGCGTCGTCGCGGGTCAGGTCGGCGGCGGAGAGGAGATGGCGCTTCATCACCCGGCCTCCTGACCCTGAGCGGCCTCTGTGCGCCCCAGCAGCACGGCGTCCTGCCCGTCCGACTCGGCGAGCAGCACCTTGACGGTCTCGCGCAGCGAGGTGGGCAGGTTCTTGCCGACGTAGTCGGCGCGGATGGGCAACTGGCGGTGGCCCCGGTCGACCAGGACCGCGAGCTGGACGGCGCGTGGGCGGCCGAGATCGTTCAGCGCGTCGAGCGCGGCGCGGATGGTGCGCCCGGAGAACAGCACGTCGTCGACGAGGACGACGAGCTTGCCGTCCAGGCCGTCGGCGGGGATCTCGGTGCGGCCGAGCGCGCGGGCGGGCTTCAGGCGCAGGTCGTCCCGGTACATGGTCACGTCCAGCGAGCCGACCGGGATGTCGCGGCCCTCGAAGCGGGTGATGCGCTCGCCGAGCCGCCGGGCGAGTTGGACGCCCCGGGTGGGGATGCCGAGCAGGACGACGTCGTCCGCGCCCTTGGTGCGCTCCAGGATCTCGTGGGCGATCCGGGTCAGCGCCCGGGAGATGTCCGACTCGTCGAGTACGGTGCGGGCGGTCACGGGGTCTATGCCCGAATACGGTTTGCGGGCAGGGTCGGGCTGCCGGCTCGAAGCCGGCCGATGCGCGGGCATGCGCGCGGGACCTCCTTTCCCGCCTCACAGGACGGGTCTTAAAGGACGTCAGGGTCGGCTCTACGTTACCAGCGGTTTCCCCTGGGCAGTCAGGGAGCCGGGCGAGGATCTTGAGCGTGACTACGCTCCGAAAAGATAATAATCACAAGAATCGGCATGCCACAGAAAATTTATTGCGAAGAACATACTGATCGAACGAAAATCACTGGCGGATCGCGGTATCTCTGGCACAGCTTGACGCCATCTGTTACGCTGCGTAGCGTTACGAAGAGTAACCACCGAGCGAAGTGTCGAGCCCGCAGCGCGTAGGGCGTCAGCAGCCCTAAGCCTCTGCGCACTCCCTGGGAAGGGCGGGGAGACCGACGCACGGGGGCCAATCGCCGTCACGGTACGCACTGTCTTGGGGAGCCTATGGCAGCCAGTGAATACGCGAAAGCTCTGGGCGCTCGCCTGCGGGCGATCCGTACCCAGCAAGGCCTGTCTCTGCACGGTGTCGAGGAGAAGTCCAACGGCAAGTGGAAGGCCGTCGTCGTCGGCTCGTACGAGCGGGGTGACCGTGCCGTCACGGTGCAGCGCCTCGCCGAGCTCGCCGATTTCTACGGCGTCCCGGTCCACGAGCTGCTCCCCGGCGGCACCCCCAACGGCGCGGCCGAGCCGCCGCCCCGGCTGGTGATCAACCTGGAGAAGCTGCAGCAGGTCCCGACCGACAAGGCCGGCCCGCTCCTGCGCTACACCCAGACGATCCAAAGCCAGCGCGGCGACTACAACGGTAAGGTGCTCTCGATCCGCCAGGACGACCTGCGCACGCTCGCGGTCATCTACGACCAGTCGCCCAGCGTCCTGACCGAGCAGCTGATCAGCTGGGGCGTGCTGAACCCGGAGGCACGCGCCGCGGTGCAAAAGCAGCAGTAGGCACACGAAGCCCCGCCGCTCAGGAAGCGGCGGGGCTTCCGTCAGCGTGACAGCGTCGGCTTCAGCTCCATCAGCCGCGCCAGCAGGCCGTTGACGAAGCTCGGCGACTCCGCGGTCGACAGCTCGCGGGCGAGCGCCACGGCCTCGCTGATCGCCACCGCGTCCGGGACGTCGTCCTCCCACAGCAGCTCGTACGTCCCGATCCGCAGGATGTTGCGGTCCACGGCCGGCATGCGGTCCAGCGCCCAGCCGACCGAGTACGTCGACAACAGCTCGTCGATGCGCTCCCGGTGGGCGTGCACGCCCTCGACCAGGCGGATGGTGTACTCGTTCAGCGGGTGCTCGGCTCGCTGCTGCCGCGCGGCCAGCGCGTCCAGCGGATTCATCCCCCGCAGGTCCGCCTCGAACAGGACCTCGAGGGCACGCCGACGTGCTCTGCTTCGCGCGGGCATCACTTGTTCACGCGGCCCAGGTACTCCCCGGTCCGAGTGTCGACCTTGATCTTGTCGCCGGTCGAGATGAACAGCGGCACCTGGATCTCAGCGCCGGTCTCCAACGTCGCCGGCTTGGTGCCGCCGGTGGCCCGGTCACCCTGGACGCCCGGCTCGGTGTACTGGACGGTCAGCTCGACCGCGGCCGGAAGCTCGACGTACAGCGGGGTGCCCTCGTGCAGGGCGACGACCGCTTCCTGGTTCTCCAGCAGGTACTTGGCGGCGTCGCCGACGGTCTCGGCCGGCACGTGGATCTGGTCGTAGGTGGTGTTGTCCATGAAGACGTAGTCAGTACCTTCCTTGTACAGGTACTGCATCTCCCGCTTGTCGACCGTTGCCACGTCAACCTTGACCCCGGCGTTGAAGGTCTTGTCGACCACCTTGCCGGACAGGACGTTCTTCAGCTTCGTGCGGACGAACGCGCCGCCCTTACCGGGCTTGACGTGCTGGAACTCGACGACGTTCCACAGCTCGCCGTCGAGGTTGAGCGTCATGCCGTTCTTCAGGTCGTTCGTGGTGGCCACGGTGACACTTTCTCCTGGGTATGGGATCCTCGCACAGCATGCGGCCCTAGAGGACCAGCAACTCCTTGGTGGTGATGGTCAGCAGCTCGGGTCCGCCTTCCGCGGCGTCACGGACCACGAGCGTGTCCTCGATCCGGACCCCGCCGCGGCCGGGCAGGTACACCCCGGGTTCGACGGTGACCGGCATGCCGGCGGCCAGTTTACCGTTGCTCGTCTGCCGCAGATACGGGTCCTCGTGGATCTCCAACCCCACGCCGTGGCCGAGCCCGTGCGGGAAGTACTCCCCGTACCCGGCCTCCTCGATCACCCGCCGGGCAGCCCGGTCGACCTCGGCGAGGTCGGCCCCGGGCCGCAGCGCCTCGCGGCCGGCCTTCTGCGCGGCGAACACCAGCTCGTGCAGCTCGATCTGCCAGTCGGCCGGCTCCCCGCCCACGACGAAGGTGCGGGTCATGTCGGCGTGGTACCCCTGGTACAGGGCACCGAAGTCGATCTTGAGGAAGTCACCCTCCTCCACGCGCCGGTCGGTGGGCCGGTGGTGGGGGACGGCGGAGTTCGGCCCGCTGGCGACGATCGTCTCGAAGGCCACCCCGTCCGCGCCGTGGTCCAGCATGCGGCGCTCCAGTTCCTGCGCGATGTGCCGCTCGGTGCGGCCGAACAGGATCGAGTCCAGCAGCTCGGCGAGCGCCTGGTCGCTGATCGCGCACGCCTCCCGGATGAGCGCGATCTCATGCTCGTCCTTGATCTGGCGGAGCCGCTCGACCGCGCGGCCCAGCGGCACCAGCTCCACGCCCTCGGCCACGTCGGTCAGCGCACCGTGCAACTCGACCGTGACGTCGTGCTCCTCGAACGCGACCCGGCCGTACCCGTCCTTGGCCGCGCGCTTGGCCAGGGCGGCCGCACCGGCCCGTTCCACGACCAGCTCCGCGTCCGGCGCCTCCTTGCCGGCCTGGATGGTGTAGCGGCCGTCGGTGGCGAGCAGCACCCGTTCCGGGGTGACGAGCAGGGCCCCGTTCGAGCCGGTGAACCCCGAAAGGTAGCGGACGTTGACCGAACGGGTGATCAGCGCGGCCGGGACGTCCTTCTCGGCCAGCAGTTGACGGAGCCGGTCACGGCGGGCGGCGTGAATGTCGGGCATGGCGGCAGGTTATTCCAGATCGGTCAGGCTCGGACGGTGACGCGACGGGAGACACACATCTCGGGTACTACCCGCTTTGACTCAGACGTCCCGCTCGTAGTGGAAGATGTGCCCGTGAACCTCGTCGATCCGGGTGCGCCCGGTACGCCGGAAGCCGCACCGTTCGTACAGCAGTTGGGCGCGCAGGTTGTCCGCCTGGGTCCACAGCTGAAGCCGATGCGCGCCCCGTGACCTGGCCTCCTCGACGACCCGGTCCAGCAACGCCTCGCCCACCCCCTCGCCCCAGTGCTGGGGCTCGACCGCGAGCGTGGTCAGGTGAAAGAGACCGGGGATCACCTCCCCGGCGCCGTCGCGCTCCCGCGCGCGGATCGCGAGGGCGGCGCCCACCGGCTGGTCGCCGAGGTAGGCGAGCAACAGCCAGGAGCCCTCGGCCTTCAGGCGGGCCTCCATGGCCTCCAGCGTCGCGGTCTCCGGGTAGTCGGGCAGGATCGGCTCCCCGCGCCGGGCCGCCTCCGCCCGGTCCGACAGCAACGCCGCCGCGGGGATGTCATCTGGTCCGCCCAGTCGCAGGGTGAGGTCCGTCACGATCCGGTTTCCTGCCTTAAGATCGCCAGGGCTCGCAAAGCCAGTCGGTAGGAGTCGACGCCGAAGCCCGCGATCGTGCCGGTCGCGACCCCGGCGATGACACTCGTGTGCCGGAACTCCTCGCGGGCCGCCGGATTGCTGATGTGCACCTCGATGAGGGGGGCGGTCCGCTGGGCCGCGGCGTCGCGCAGCGCGTAGGAGTAGTGGGTGAACGCCCCCGGATTGAGCACGACCGGGATCTTGCCGTCGGCCGCCTCGTGCAGCCAGCGGATCAGCTCGGCCTCGTCGTTGGTCTCCCGGACCTCGACGGAGAAGCCGAGGTCGCGGCCGGTCTCGACGCAGATCTCGACCAGGTCGGCGTAGCTGGTCGAGCCGTACACGTCCGGCTCGCGGCTGCCCAGGCGGCCCAGGTTGGGGCCGTTCAGCACCAGCACGCGGCTCATCGGGTCACCTCGCCGTACGCGGCGACGAGCAGCGCCGGGTCCGGGGCCTCCAGGATCGTCGGCTTCGCGATCCCGTCGAGCACGACGAACCGCAGCTGGCTGCCCCGGGCCTTCTTGTCGATCCTCATCGCCTCCAACAGCCGCGGCCAGGCGTCCGCCCGGTAGGTCAGGGGCAGGCCCACGCCGCCCAGCACCGCGCGGTGCCGCTCGACCGCGGCGTCGTCCAGCCGGCCAGCCAGCCTACCGAGTTCGGCGGCGAAGATCATGCCGACCGAGACGGCCGCGCCGTGCCGCCAGGTGTACCGCTCGACCTTCTCGATGGCGTGGCCGAGGGTGTGGCCGTAGTTGAGGATCTCCCGGCTGACCTTGCCGCCCGAGCCGAGCGCGACCGCCTCCTTCAGGTCGGCGGCCACCACGTCGGCCTTGACCTGGATCGCGCGTCGGATCAGCTCGTGGGTGTGCGGGCCCTCCGGGGTGGTCGCGCCCTCCGGGTCGGCCTCGATCAGGTCGAGGATCACCGGGTCGGCGATGAACCCGGCCTTGATGACCTCGGCCAGGCCGCTCACGTACTCGTTGCGCGGCAGGGTCTGCAGCGTGGCCAGGTCGCAGAGCACGCCGGCCGGGGGATGGAACGCGCCGACCAGGTTCTTGCCCTCGGCGGTGTTGATCGCGGTCTTGCCGCCGACCGCCGCGTCGACCATGCCGAGCAGCGTGGTCGGCACGTGCACGACCCGCACGCCGCGCAGCCAGGTGGCGGCCACGAACCCGGCCAGGTCGGTGGTCGCGCCGCCGCCGAGGCCGACGATCGCGTCGGAGCGGGTGAACCCGGTCTGGCCGAGCACCGACCAGCAGAACCCGGCGACGGACAGCTCCTTGGCCTCCTCGCCGTCCGGCACCTCGACCGCGTGCGCCTCGTACCCCTGCCCAGCCAGGTCGGCGCGCACCGCCTCGGCGGTGACGCGCAGCGCCCGGGGGTGGATGATCGCGACCCGCTGGACCCTCTCCCCCAGCAGGCCGGGCAGCTCGTCCAACAGGTGGGTGCCGATCACCACGTCGTACGGGCTGTCCCCGCCGACGCGGATACGGGTCGGCGCGCATGCGCCCGCCTCGCTTCGCTCGGCGGCCGCATGCGCGGACGCGCTGTCGGTTCGCTCGCTCATGCGGCGTCCACTCATGACCGGTCCAGCTCCAGGGTCTTGATCACCTCGTCGGCGACCTCCTCGGGGGTGCGGCCGTCGGTCAGCACGGTGACGGTGGCGACTTCCTCGTACCACGGGCGGCGCGCGTCCATGAGCTGCTTGAGCTGGGCGCGCACGTTGCCGAGCAGCAGCGGGCGGTCCCGGTTCAGGCCCACCCGGCGCGCCGCCTCGGCCAGCCCGACGTCGAGGAACGCGACCTTGCGCCCGCGCAGCAGCGCTCGCGACCCCTCGTCCATGATCGCCCCGCCGCCGACCGCGAGCACGCCCGGGTGCTCCGCGACGGCCGCCGCGACCGCCTCCCGCTCCAGCCGCCGGAAGTACGGCTCGCCGTGTTCGACGAAGATGTCACGGATCGGCATGCCGGCCGCCTGCTCGATGTCGGCGTCGGTGTCCCGGTACGCCACGCCGAGCCGCGCGGCGAGCACCTGCCCGACCGTGGACTTGCCCGCGCCCGGCGGGCCCACCAGCACCACCCGCGGTCCAGTCACCGGATCACCAGGTTCTCGAGGTAGCTTTCGAAGTTCCGCTTGGTCTCGGCGACCGAGTCGCCGCCGAACTTCTCCAGGGCCGCTTCGGCCAGCACCAGCCCGACCATGGCCTCGGCGACGATGCCGGCGGCCGGCACCGCGCAGGTGTCGGAGCGCTGGTTGATGGCCTTGGCCGGCTCGCCGGTCCGGACGTCGACCGTGTCCAGCTGACGGGGCACGGTCGAGATCGGCTTCATGGCGGCGCGCACCCGCAGCGGTTCGCCGGTCGAGATGCCGCCCTCGGTGCCGCCGGCCCGGTTGGTGCGCCGGCGCATCCCGGCAGGCGTGTTCTCGATCTCGTCGTGGGCTTCGGAGCCGAACCGGCGGGCCAGCTCGAAGCCGTCCCCGATCTCCACGCCCTTGATCGCCTGGATGCTCATCAGGGCGGCGGCCAGGCGGGAGTCCAGCTTGCGGTCCCACTGCACGTGAGAGCCCAGCCCCGGGGGCACCCCGTACGCGAGCACCTCGACCACGCCGCCGACGGTGTTGGCGTCCTTCTTCGCCCGGTCGATCTCCTCGACCATGAGCTTGCTCGTGTCCGGGTCCAGGCAGCGCACCGGGTCGGCGTCGAGCCGCTCGACGTCTTCCGGCGCCGGCAGCACGCCCTCGGGCGCGCGGACCCGG is part of the Carbonactinospora thermoautotrophica genome and encodes:
- a CDS encoding aspartate carbamoyltransferase catalytic subunit, with amino-acid sequence MKRHLLSAADLTRDDALLVLDTAEELARLADRPIKKLPTLRGRTVVNLFFEDSTRTRISFEAAAKRLSADVINFSARGSSVSKGESLKDTALTLEAMGADAVVVRHYASGAPHRLAHAGWIRGSVVNAGDGMHEHPTQALLDAFTMRRHLDSLEGRRVAIVGDVLHSRVARSNVLLLATLGAEVTLVGPPTLLPVGVESWPCAVAYDLDSVLPKSDVVMMLRVQRERMNAAYFPSAREYSRRYGLDGRRMALLPEHALVMHPGPMNRGMEIAAEVADSPRSVIVEQVTNGVLVRMAVLYLLLGGSEPAIGASVDLDNERGAAS
- the pyrR gene encoding bifunctional pyr operon transcriptional regulator/uracil phosphoribosyltransferase PyrR, with translation MPAHRPASSRQPDPARKPYSGIDPVTARTVLDESDISRALTRIAHEILERTKGADDVVLLGIPTRGVQLARRLGERITRFEGRDIPVGSLDVTMYRDDLRLKPARALGRTEIPADGLDGKLVVLVDDVLFSGRTIRAALDALNDLGRPRAVQLAVLVDRGHRQLPIRADYVGKNLPTSLRETVKVLLAESDGQDAVLLGRTEAAQGQEAG
- the bldD gene encoding transcriptional regulator BldD, which encodes MAASEYAKALGARLRAIRTQQGLSLHGVEEKSNGKWKAVVVGSYERGDRAVTVQRLAELADFYGVPVHELLPGGTPNGAAEPPPRLVINLEKLQQVPTDKAGPLLRYTQTIQSQRGDYNGKVLSIRQDDLRTLAVIYDQSPSVLTEQLISWGVLNPEARAAVQKQQ
- the nusB gene encoding transcription antitermination factor NusB; the protein is MPARSRARRRALEVLFEADLRGMNPLDALAARQQRAEHPLNEYTIRLVEGVHAHRERIDELLSTYSVGWALDRMPAVDRNILRIGTYELLWEDDVPDAVAISEAVALARELSTAESPSFVNGLLARLMELKPTLSR
- the efp gene encoding elongation factor P — translated: MATTNDLKNGMTLNLDGELWNVVEFQHVKPGKGGAFVRTKLKNVLSGKVVDKTFNAGVKVDVATVDKREMQYLYKEGTDYVFMDNTTYDQIHVPAETVGDAAKYLLENQEAVVALHEGTPLYVELPAAVELTVQYTEPGVQGDRATGGTKPATLETGAEIQVPLFISTGDKIKVDTRTGEYLGRVNK
- a CDS encoding M24 family metallopeptidase — its product is MPDIHAARRDRLRQLLAEKDVPAALITRSVNVRYLSGFTGSNGALLVTPERVLLATDGRYTIQAGKEAPDAELVVERAGAAALAKRAAKDGYGRVAFEEHDVTVELHGALTDVAEGVELVPLGRAVERLRQIKDEHEIALIREACAISDQALAELLDSILFGRTERHIAQELERRMLDHGADGVAFETIVASGPNSAVPHHRPTDRRVEEGDFLKIDFGALYQGYHADMTRTFVVGGEPADWQIELHELVFAAQKAGREALRPGADLAEVDRAARRVIEEAGYGEYFPHGLGHGVGLEIHEDPYLRQTSNGKLAAGMPVTVEPGVYLPGRGGVRIEDTLVVRDAAEGGPELLTITTKELLVL
- a CDS encoding GNAT family N-acetyltransferase, translated to MTDLTLRLGGPDDIPAAALLSDRAEAARRGEPILPDYPETATLEAMEARLKAEGSWLLLAYLGDQPVGAALAIRARERDGAGEVIPGLFHLTTLAVEPQHWGEGVGEALLDRVVEEARSRGAHRLQLWTQADNLRAQLLYERCGFRRTGRTRIDEVHGHIFHYERDV
- the aroQ gene encoding type II 3-dehydroquinate dehydratase, which encodes MSRVLVLNGPNLGRLGSREPDVYGSTSYADLVEICVETGRDLGFSVEVRETNDEAELIRWLHEAADGKIPVVLNPGAFTHYSYALRDAAAQRTAPLIEVHISNPAAREEFRHTSVIAGVATGTIAGFGVDSYRLALRALAILRQETGS
- the aroB gene encoding 3-dehydroquinate synthase — protein: MSERTDSASAHAAAERSEAGACAPTRIRVGGDSPYDVVIGTHLLDELPGLLGERVQRVAIIHPRALRVTAEAVRADLAGQGYEAHAVEVPDGEEAKELSVAGFCWSVLGQTGFTRSDAIVGLGGGATTDLAGFVAATWLRGVRVVHVPTTLLGMVDAAVGGKTAINTAEGKNLVGAFHPPAGVLCDLATLQTLPRNEYVSGLAEVIKAGFIADPVILDLIEADPEGATTPEGPHTHELIRRAIQVKADVVAADLKEAVALGSGGKVSREILNYGHTLGHAIEKVERYTWRHGAAVSVGMIFAAELGRLAGRLDDAAVERHRAVLGGVGLPLTYRADAWPRLLEAMRIDKKARGSQLRFVVLDGIAKPTILEAPDPALLVAAYGEVTR
- a CDS encoding shikimate kinase, giving the protein MTGPRVVLVGPPGAGKSTVGQVLAARLGVAYRDTDADIEQAAGMPIRDIFVEHGEPYFRRLEREAVAAAVAEHPGVLAVGGGAIMDEGSRALLRGRKVAFLDVGLAEAARRVGLNRDRPLLLGNVRAQLKQLMDARRPWYEEVATVTVLTDGRTPEEVADEVIKTLELDRS
- the aroC gene encoding chorismate synthase produces the protein MSMLRWLTAGESHGPALVAILEGLPAGVRVTTDTVADALARRRLGYGRGARMKFERDEVTFLGGVRHGYTLGSPVAVQVANTEWPRWEKVMAADPVDPEELAGLARNAPLTAPRPGHADLAGMQKYGFDDCRPVLERASARETAARVALGAVARAFLEQAYGIRIVSHVIGIGRVRAPEGVLPAPEDVERLDADPVRCLDPDTSKLMVEEIDRAKKDANTVGGVVEVLAYGVPPGLGSHVQWDRKLDSRLAAALMSIQAIKGVEIGDGFELARRFGSEAHDEIENTPAGMRRRTNRAGGTEGGISTGEPLRVRAAMKPISTVPRQLDTVDVRTGEPAKAINQRSDTCAVPAAGIVAEAMVGLVLAEAALEKFGGDSVAETKRNFESYLENLVIR